A window of Nicotiana tabacum cultivar K326 chromosome 24, ASM71507v2, whole genome shotgun sequence contains these coding sequences:
- the LOC142178344 gene encoding secreted RxLR effector protein 161-like translates to MQCPKNDVEQKEMESIPYFSIVGSLMYAQTCTRPDISFAIGMLGRYQSNPKIDHWKATKKVLRYLKGTKDYMLMYRRSKHLEVVGYSDSDFAGCVDTRKSTFGYLFQLAEGATSWKSAKRFVIATSTMEAEFVACFEATIHALWLRNFISGLGVVDTITKPLKIYCDNSGAVFFSKNDKYSKGAKHMELKYFTVKEEVQKQRVSLEHIRTDLMITDPS, encoded by the coding sequence ATGCAATGCCCTAAGAATGATGTAGAACAAAAGGAAATGGAATCAATTCCTTACTTTTCAATTGTTGGTAGTCTGATGTATGCTCAGACTTGCACAAGACCGGATATTAGTTTTGCGATCGGAATGCTAGGAAGATAtcagagtaacccaaaaattgatCATTGGAAAGCTACAAAGAAAGTTTTGAGGTACCTAAAAGGAACGAAGGATTACATGCTCATGTATAGGAGATCCAAGCATTTGGAAGTTGTTGGATACTCGGATTCAGATTTCGCTGGATGTGTTGACACTAGAAAATCCACGTTTGGTTATTTGTTCCAATTAGCTGAAGGAGCAACATCGTGGAAGAGTGCCAAACGGTTTGTCATTGCTACATCTACGATGGAAGCAGAATTTGTGGCATGTTTTGAAGCCACAATTCATGCATTATGGCTGCGAAACTTTATTTCAGGACTTGGGGTTGTTGACACCATTACCAAGCCGCTGAAAATTTACTGTGATAATTCTGGAGCAGTATTCTTCTCCAAGAATGATAAGTACTCCAAAGGTGCCAAGCATATGGAATTAAAGTACTTTACCGTCAAGGAGGAAGTTCAGAAGCAAAGAGTGTCACTTGAGCATATTAGAACTGATCTCATGATTACAGATCCGTCTTAA